From the Blastocatellia bacterium genome, the window GGCCTGAGCCGGAGGTCGAAGGAGGTCAGCGGCGCCCGTTTCTCGTCTCGGCGAACGTGGGTTTGTTCTTCTCGATCAATGAGCCGCCACTTGTGCCCGATGTCTTTCTCAGCCTGGATGTGACGATCCCTGAGGACTGGCATGAGAAACACCGCCGCACCTACTTTTTCTGGGAGTTCGGCAAGCCGCCTGACGTGGTGATTGAAGTCGTCTCCAATCAGAAGGGGAATGAGCTGGGCAGCAAGCGGCTCAGCTATGCGCGGATCGGCATCCCCTATTACATCGTGTATGATCCGGCCCGGCAGTTGAGCGAGCAGGTCCTGCATATCTTCCAGCGCAACGGGACTGAGTACGTGGCGCGGACCGATCCCTATTTCAAGGCAGTGGGGTTGGGGGTAACCCTCTGGGAGGGAGTCTTCGAGGGCGTTCGGGATACATGGCTACGTTGGTGTGATAGTAGAGGAGAGGTTATCCCTACAGGAGCCGAACGTGCGCAGCGAGAAGCCGAGCGCGCCCAGCGAGAAGCCGAACGCGCGCAGCGAGAAGCTGAGCGCGCCCAGCGGGAGGCTGAACGCGCAGACCGACTGGCCGCCAAACTGCGGGAGCTGGGCATTGATCCCGACACGATCTGAAAAGATCCGAAATCATCTGCTGGCGGCTCGACCGCACGGCGGTTT encodes:
- a CDS encoding Uma2 family endonuclease is translated as MTTPIETVPSLAEEVAAAIKELYAKVQNLVTEDDEPVDNLYSEKQQRLLTEPLYSSWAGPEPEVEGGQRRPFLVSANVGLFFSINEPPLVPDVFLSLDVTIPEDWHEKHRRTYFFWEFGKPPDVVIEVVSNQKGNELGSKRLSYARIGIPYYIVYDPARQLSEQVLHIFQRNGTEYVARTDPYFKAVGLGVTLWEGVFEGVRDTWLRWCDSRGEVIPTGAERAQREAERAQREAERAQREAERAQREAERADRLAAKLRELGIDPDTI